The genomic region GGCGTAGGCCCGGGCGGCGAGCTGGTCGCCGGCGTCCACGGCGTCCTCGAGGTCGCGGAAGTCGTGATGCCCGCTGAGTCCCTCCAGCCCGGAGCGGTGGTGCAGGAGGTCCTCGAGGTCCCCGGCGTCCAGGCCGCCGACGCGGATCAGGTGCAGCAGGACGCCGGGGTCGACGTCGCCGCCGCGGGTGCCCATCACCAGCCCCTCGAGCGGAGTCAGGCCCATCGAGGTGTCGACCGGCCGGCCCCGCCGTACGGCGGCCGCGGAGGCGCCGTTGCCGAGGTGGAGGACGATCTGGTCGAGCTCGCCCACCGGTCGGCCCAGGAACCGGGCGGCCTCCTGCGCGACGTACTCGTGGCTGATCCCGTGCATGCCGTAGCGGCGGATCTGCAGCGGCTCGGTCACCGCGCGGTCCAGGGCGTAGGTGGCCGCCTCGGGCGGCAGGTCCGCGAAGAACGCGGTGTCGAACACCGCGACCTGCCGCAGCCCCGGGTAGGTCGCCGCGGACTGGCGGATCCCGGCGATCGCCGGTGGGTTGTGCAGAGGCGCGAGCGGAACCAGGTCCTCGAGCGCACCGAGCACCTCGTCGTCGATGAGCGTGGGGGCGACGAACCGGGCCCCGCCGTGCACCAGGCGGTGGCCGACCGCGGCGAGGGAGTCGATGCTCAGGCCCGCCGCGCGGACCTCGGCGGTGACCTGCTCCAGCGCATCGGCGAGCCCGTGCGCCCCGAGGCGCTCGACGTGGCCGCGGACCAGTGCGCGTCCGCCCGCGGGGTTGACCACCTGGTACTTCAGCGACGAGGAGCCGGCGTTGAGGACGAGCACGGGCCCGCCCGGGGTGCCGGGGCCGGCGGGGCTGGCGGGGCTGCCAGGGCTGGCGGTCATGGGTCGTCCCTTCGTCGCCTCCGGCCACGATAGTGCCCGGCGCGGGAGACGTCGTGGCGTGCAGCGACCGGGCCCGGCCGGCAGGTTGGCGCCTTCGGTCCTTGCCGCCGTGGGCCACCTGCGCGGAGCATGGGGGAGGCGAAGAGCTCGCCGGAACTCTCGGAGGTGGATGAGGATGCCGGACACCATCACGCTCGAGGCCCGCAGCGGCGACGTCGTCGTCGGCGTGGACGGCTCGCCCGCCAGCCTGAACGCCGTGCGGTACGCCCTGGAGGAGGTCCGCCGCGGGGGTGGCGTGCTGCGGCTGGTGCACGTCGTCCCGGACTACGGGGTGATGACCGCGCTCTACCCCCTCCCGCCCGAGGACCTCGCCGAAGCCGGCCGGGAGGTCCTGCGCGGCGTCGTGGAGGACCTCGGCGCGCCGGTCACCGACGTGACGATGGAGACCGTGCTGCGCCGCGGGTCCCGCGTGGCCACCCTCTCCTCGGCCGCGCGCGCCGCCCGCGCGCTGGTCGTCGGGACCGACCGGCGCCCGGTCGCTGCCCGGGTGCTGACCGGGAACACCAGCAACGGGGTCGCGGCGAGCTGTGTGGCGCCGGTCGTGTCGGTCCCCGAGACCTGGCGTCCCGGCACCGGTGCGGGGGCGGTCGTGGTCGGCGTGAAGAGTCCCGTGCACGCCACGGAGCTGCTCGGGGAGGCGTTCGCGCTGGCGCAGTCGCGGGGGAGCCGGCTGGTCGTCCTGCACTCGTGGCGGATGCCGTCGGGCTACGACGACATCATCACCGACCGGGTCGCGCCCCAGGAGTGGGCCGACCGGGCCCGCGTCGAGCTGTCCGGCCTGCTCGAGGAGTGGGCCTCCAGCTACCCGGAGGTCGATCTGGAGATCCGCCCCGTCCACGACCAGGCCGCCCACGCGCTCATCGAGGCCTCGCGGGAGGCCGACGAGATCGTGCTCGTGCGCCGGGCCCACGGCATTCCCGCGGCCGCCCACCTCGGGTCGACCGCCCGGGCGGTGCTGCGCGACGCGCACTGCCCGGTCCGGGTCGTGCCCCCGGGCCACGTCGTGGCGCTGCCCGGGCTGGTGCTCGAGGAGGCCGGGCAGCTGAAGAAGGAGTGACCCGGCGCCCCGGCAGCGGCAACCGGCAGCAGCGTGCCCGGGCCCTGTCGGCGGCGCGGCCGCTTCTCGATACAGTCGAGCCATGCAGGAACGGCCCTTCTCCTCCACCTTCCACGAGTCCACCGGCACCCTCAGGGTCGTGGGCGCCGTCGACGAGGTGGCCCGGTCGGCGTTCAGCAGCGACCTGGCCGTCGCTGCCGGCCAGGTCTCCGACGTCCTGGTCGTGGACCTGACCGACGTGGACTACTTCCCGAGCGTCGCGGTCAGCGTCCTGGTGGACCTGATGAGGAACGACGCTGGCGCCGGCAAGGTCGAGCTGGTCGCCGGGCAGGGCACGATCGCGCAGCGGGTCCTCCAGCTGTGCGGTCTGCCGCACCGGACGGCCTGACCCCGAATGCGCGCGGCCGGGTCGGGGCACAAGGACGCCATGACGGGCATGAGCGAGGCAGGCAAGGAGGAGGCCACGTTGCGGCTGCCTTTCGATGTGGCGTCGGTGACCGTGGCTCGCGGTGCGGTCACCCGGGCTCTGGCGGACCGCGGCGTCGATCGGCGCGTGATCGACGACGCGAACATCGTGGTCGGCGAGCTGGTCATGAACGCCGTCCGTCACGGTCGACCGCACGGCGACAACACCGTCGAGGTGTCCTGGACGCTGACCGGTGACGCGCTGCAGTTCAGCGTCTGCGACGGCGGCCGCGTCGACCACCTCGAGGCGCGGATGCCGGCGCCGACCGAGCACGGCGGCCGGGGTCTCGGCATGGTCGACCTGCTCTGCCTGCAGTGGGGCTACGACAACCGCGAGGGCACCCGGGTGACGGCTGCCATCCCGACGGTCCTCACCGCGAGCTGAGCCGTCCCGGCGCGGGCCGCCGCCCCGTTTCGCCCGGCTCCGGGTGGGGCACCCGGAGCCCATGAGCTCCCAGGCCGAGCACCGGCAGCCGCCCTCGCGACTTCCCGGTCTCCTGTACGGCGTCGGGTTCGGCGGCTTCGTCGACGGCATCGTGCTGCACCAGATCCTCCAGTGGCACCACATGGTCAGCGATGTGGAGGGTCGCTCGCCCACCACCCTCGCGGGCCTGGAGGCCAACACGCTCGCCGACGGGCTCTTCCACGTGGCGACCTGGGTCTTCCTGCTCGCCGCCTCGCTGGTGACGCACTCCCAGTGGCGCGCCGGGCGGCTGGCCCCGACCTGGACCTTCCACGTCGGCGGCATGCTCCTCGGCTGGGGGCTGTTCAACCTCGCCGAGGGGCTGGTCAACCACCAGCTGCTCGGCGTGCACCACGTGCGTGACGACCTCGGGTCCCCGCTCTCCTGGGACCTGGGCTTCCTGGCCTTCGGCGCGGCCCTCGCCCTCGCCGGCTGGGCCCTACAGCGCCGTGGCGCCCGCCGGATCGCCGCCCTGCCGGACCCGGCCCGCGCATGAGCACCACGGTCGCCGACCACCTGCTGGAGCGGCTGCGTGCCTGGGGCGTCGAGCACGTCTTCGGCTATCCCGGCGACGGCATCAACGGCATCCTGGGCGCCTTCTCCCGCGCCGAGGACCAGCCGCGGTTCGTCCAGTCGCGGCACGAGGAGATGAGCGCGTTCGAGGCGGTCGGCTACGCCAAGTTCAGCGACCGGCCCGGGGTCTGCCTGGCGACGTCGGGGCCGGGCGCCATCCACGTGCTCAACGGCCTCTACGACGCCAAGCTCGACCACGTGCCGGTGGTCGCGATCGTCGGCCAGACCAACCGCACCGCGATCGGGGGCAGCTACCAGCAGGAGGTCGACCTGCTCACGCTGTTCAAGGACGTGGCGAGCGACTACGTGCAGATGGTCACGGTGCCCGAGCAGCTCCCGAACGTGCTGGACCGGGCGATGCGGATCGCGATCACCCGGCGCGCGCCCACGGCGATCATCGTGCCGAACGACGTGCAGGAGCTGGAGTACGTCGCGCCCGGCCACGAGTTCAAGATGGTCCCGAGCAGCCTCGACCTCAGCCGCTCGACAGTCGTCCCCGACGACGAGGCCCTGCGCCGGGCCGCCGAGGTGCTCAACGCCGGCACCCGGGTGGCGATGCTGGTCGGGCAGGGCGCCCGGGGCGCCGAGGCCGAGATCGCGCAGGTCGCCGAGGTGCTGGGGGCCGGGGTCGCGAAGGCGCTGCTGGGCAAGGACGTGCTCAGCGACGAGCTGCCATGGGTGACCGGCGCCATCGGGCTGCTCGGTACCCGGCCCAGCTACGACCTGATGATGGGCTGCGACACGCTGCTCACCGTCGGCTCCAGCTTTCCGTACTCCCAGTTCCTGCCGCCGTACGACCAGGCCCGGGCCGTCCAGATCGACCTCGACGCCACGATGGTGGGGATGCGCTACCCCTACGAGGTCAACCTCGTCGGGGACGCGGGCGCGACCCTGCGCGCCCTGCTGCCGCTGCTGCGCCGGCAGGAGGACCGCTCCTGGCGCGACGAGGTCACCGACACGGTGCGGCGGTGGTGGCAGGTGGTCGACGCGGAGGCCGACGTCGCCGCCGACCCGGTCAACCCGATGCGGATCTTCAGCGAGTTCTCCCGGCAGGCGCCCGAGGACGCGATCGTGACCTCCGACAGCGGGTCGGCGGCGGACTGGTACGCCCGCCAGGTCCGCTTCCGGGGCGCGATGCGGGGGTCCCTCTCCGGGACCCTGGCGTCGATGGGGGCGGCGGTGCCGTACGCGATCGGCGCCAAGTTCGCCCATCCCGACCGCCCGGCGATCGCCTTCGAGGGTGACGGCGCGATGCAGATGAACGGTCTGGCCGAGCTGATCACGATCGCCCGGTACTGGCGCGACTGGGCGGACCCCCGGCTGGTCGTGGCCGTCCTGCACAACAACGACCTCACCCAGGTCACCTGGGAGCTGCGCGCGATGGGAGGCACGCCGAAGTTCGTGGAGTCCCAGGCTCTGCCGGACGTCTCGTACGCCGGCTTCGCCGCCTCGCTCGGGCTGGGCGCCATCACCGTGACGGCGCCCGAGCAGCTGCGGGACGCCTGGGCCGAGGCGCTGGCCGCGGACCGGCCCTTCCTGCTCGACGTGCACTGCGACCCCGAGGTGCCGCCGATCCCGCCGCACGCGACGTTCGAGCAGATGAAGGACCTGGTCTCGGCGCTGGCGCAGGGCGACGTCGGTCGGTGGCAGGTGATCAAGGAGGGCATCAGGACCAAGGCGCAGGAGCTGCTTCCGCACCGGTCGTGACCTGCGCCACGGCCGCGGGGCAGACTGGGCAGATGCTCCGGGACCGTCCCCCCGTACCGCGCGTCACCGATGCGAAGGTGGCGCTGAGCGAGCGCCAGCAGCGCCGGCGGCGCTGGTACTTCGCGCTGATGGGCACCTGCCTGCTGCTCATCGTCCTGGCCTGGAACCTGGTGCGGTTCTGGTCCGTTCCGGCGGCCGTGGCGATGTCGGCGGTGGCCGCGGTGCTGGCACCTGTCGCGGCGCTCGTGGCCAACTGGCGCGCCGGTGGCTGACTCCCGACGATACGATATAGGCGTGGGGGAGAGCTCGGGCCGGGACGAGGCGCGTCCGACCGGCCTTGGGCTGGAGGACCTGACCTGGGAGCCCGTCGCCGCCCCGCGGGTCCGCGCCCGCCAGCTGCTGCGCCCCCTGCTGGCAGTCCTGGGGTCGCTCACGCTGGTCCTCGCGCTCGGACTGCTGCCGGCGACGCTCGTGCTGGGCGGCACTGCGCAGCGGGCCGTCGAGGGGTGGGAGGAGATCGACGCCGAGCTGCCGCCGGTGGTCGCCAAGCAGCGCACAGTGCTGCTGGACCGGAACGGGCGCAAGTGGGGCCAGCTGTTCACCGAGAACCGCGTGGCCACCAGCCTCGACGAGATCAGCCCGCACGTGGTCGACGCGCTGCTCGCGACCGAGGACCGGCGCTTCTACGACCACGGCGCCCTCGATCTGCGGGCCCTGGCCCGGGCCGTGGTCAACAACGTGGCGGGCGCCGACCTCCAGGGTGCCTCGACGCTCTCCCAGCAGCTGGTGGAGAACCTGCGGGTGCTCTCGGCCACCACCGACGAGCAGCGCGGCGAGGCGAAGGCGGCCTCGCTGGGCGGCAAGCTCGCCGAGCTCAAGCTCGCCACGGAGCTCGAGCGGACCTACACCAAGGACCAGATCCTCGAGGCGTACCTGAACGCGGTGTACCTCGGCAACGGCGCGTACGGCGTCGAAGCGGCCGCGCGGCGGTACTTCTCGACCTCGGCCCGCGAGCTCAGCGCGGACCAGGCCGCGACGCTCGTGGCGATGCTGAAGTCGCCGGCGGCGTACGACCCGGTGGACCGGCCCGCCGCCTCGCGCCAGCGCCGTGACGTGGTGATGGCCCGGATGGTCGCGGAGGGCTTCCTGGACCGCGACACCTACCAGCGGCTCCGGGCCCGCCCGACCCGGCTCACCGAGTCGCGGCCCCGGTCGGGGTGCGCGGCCTCGCAGTTCCCCTACTACTGCGCGCTGCTGATCGAGCACGTGCTGTCCTCCCCGGAGTTCGGCCGGACCCGCGAGCAGCGCCAGGACCTGCTCAGCGGCGGGGGCCTGGTGATCCGCACCGCGCTGGACCCGGCGGCGACCCGGGCAGCCGAGCAGGCGGCCGACGCCGGCTTCGGCCGGGAGAACCGGGTGGCTGCGGCGGTGGCGGTGATGCAGCCCGGCAGCGGGCAGGTCGTGGCCGTCGCGCAGAACCGCACGTTCGGCGCCCCCGACGACGCCGAGGACCGCTCGCACACGGAGGTGGTCTACGCGGGGCGGCGGTTCCAGACCGGGTCCACCTTCAAGCCGCTCACGCTCGCGGCGGCGCTGGAGCAGGGCCTGGGCGTGCGCACTGCCTACGACACCCCGAACGGGCTCTACCTCGACGCCCTCGACGAGCCGGACGGCGGGTTCAAGAACGACGATCGCAGCGGCCACGGCGTGCTGGACGCCTACGGCGCGACGCGGAACTCCACGAACACCTACTTCGTGCAGCTGCTGGCCGACGTCGGCGTGAAGCAGACCGCCTCGGTCGCTCGCCGCCTCGGGCTCACCGGCATCCCGGACGACCTCAGCGGCCGGGAGGGGGCGCTCACGCTCGGCGCCTACGAGTCCTCGCCGCTGGAGCTCGCCACGGCGTACGCCACGCTGGCCGCGCGCGGCAAGCGCTGCGACCCGGTGCTGGTGCTCTCCGCGAAGGCCGTGACGACCGGGGAGGACCTCCCCGTGCCCGACGGGGACTGCCACCAGGCGATCAGCTCCGCGGTGGCGATCCAGGCCTCGGACGTGCTCCAGGCGCCGTTCGACCCGGGCGGCACCGCCCGGGCCGTCCGCCTCGCCGGCGGCCGGCCGGCGGCGGGCAAGACCGGGACCACCGACGACAACGCAGCCGTCTGGTTCGCCGGCTACACCCCGCAGTACGCCGCGGCCGTGTGGGTGGGCGACCCCCGGGGCGGGCAGGCCCACCCGCTCACCGGGGTCTGGGCGCACGGGTACACGCACTCGGTGCTGTACGGCGGCTCCGGGGCCGGCCCGGTGTGGCGGCAGACGATGGAGGCGGTGCACGAGGGGCTCGAGCCACGGTGGTACCCGAGCGTCGCCGGAGCCGCGGCGACGCTGGTCAACCGGACAGTGCCCTCGGTGCAGGGGCTCGCGACCGCCCAGGCGGCGACGCTGCTCGCCGACGCCGGGTTCGAGCTGCGGGTGCGGCGCCGCACCGCGGCCGCGGACCACCTGCCCGCCGACGTGGTCGCCGACCAGGAGCCGGCCGCCGGCGCGACCGCGGGCCGCGAGCAGGTCGTGACGCTCACCCTCACCGACGGCTCCCGCACCGACCTGGACCTGAGCGGGCTGGACCGGAACGAGCGGTCGCCGTGAGCCCGCCCCGTCGCTGGCGCGCCTGGGTGGGCAACCCGCTGGTCGGCCTGCCGGCCGCGGCCGCCGCGGTCGCGCTGCTGAGCGTGGTCGGCCTGGTCCTGCTCGGCCTTCCGGTGCTCGGCCTCGGCGGCGGCGACGACGGGGAGCGTGGCGGCCCCGACGCGACGCCCGCGGGACCCGACGGGCTCTCCGTCGCCGCGGCCCGCACCCCGGCGCACCGCGTCCTCGCCCGCACCTTCGCCGCGCTGCCCGGCGACTGGGAGCCCCAGGGCGAGCTGCTCGCCGCCGCGTCGGTGCCGCACCCGCTGGCGTGCGTGGACGTGGTGCCGACGGTCGCGCTGTCGCGCACCCATCAGCTCGGCGGCGACGACGTCCAGGTCACGGTGGCCGCGTACGCCGCCGGCGTCGGCGCGGACGCGCTCGCCCGGATGGTCGAGGAGGTGGCGGCATGCGCCCCCAGCGCCGTCGGCGTCACCCCCGTGGGCGAGCTCGACCTCGGCGCCGAGGGGGTCCGGCTCGCCGTGTCCGGCACCGACACCGA from Nocardioides pantholopis harbors:
- a CDS encoding acetate/propionate family kinase; its protein translation is MTASPGSPASPAGPGTPGGPVLVLNAGSSSLKYQVVNPAGGRALVRGHVERLGAHGLADALEQVTAEVRAAGLSIDSLAAVGHRLVHGGARFVAPTLIDDEVLGALEDLVPLAPLHNPPAIAGIRQSAATYPGLRQVAVFDTAFFADLPPEAATYALDRAVTEPLQIRRYGMHGISHEYVAQEAARFLGRPVGELDQIVLHLGNGASAAAVRRGRPVDTSMGLTPLEGLVMGTRGGDVDPGVLLHLIRVGGLDAGDLEDLLHHRSGLEGLSGHHDFRDLEDAVDAGDQLAARAYAVYCHRLRKYVGAYLAVLGGADVITFTAGTGQNVPRVRADALRGLEALGVRVDPARNDRVRGGPARISTDDSSVTVLVVPTDEELSIARQVAALLAGL
- a CDS encoding universal stress protein encodes the protein MPDTITLEARSGDVVVGVDGSPASLNAVRYALEEVRRGGGVLRLVHVVPDYGVMTALYPLPPEDLAEAGREVLRGVVEDLGAPVTDVTMETVLRRGSRVATLSSAARAARALVVGTDRRPVAARVLTGNTSNGVAASCVAPVVSVPETWRPGTGAGAVVVGVKSPVHATELLGEAFALAQSRGSRLVVLHSWRMPSGYDDIITDRVAPQEWADRARVELSGLLEEWASSYPEVDLEIRPVHDQAAHALIEASREADEIVLVRRAHGIPAAAHLGSTARAVLRDAHCPVRVVPPGHVVALPGLVLEEAGQLKKE
- a CDS encoding STAS domain-containing protein, yielding MQERPFSSTFHESTGTLRVVGAVDEVARSAFSSDLAVAAGQVSDVLVVDLTDVDYFPSVAVSVLVDLMRNDAGAGKVELVAGQGTIAQRVLQLCGLPHRTA
- a CDS encoding ATP-binding protein; translated protein: MSEAGKEEATLRLPFDVASVTVARGAVTRALADRGVDRRVIDDANIVVGELVMNAVRHGRPHGDNTVEVSWTLTGDALQFSVCDGGRVDHLEARMPAPTEHGGRGLGMVDLLCLQWGYDNREGTRVTAAIPTVLTAS
- a CDS encoding DUF2243 domain-containing protein, whose protein sequence is MSSQAEHRQPPSRLPGLLYGVGFGGFVDGIVLHQILQWHHMVSDVEGRSPTTLAGLEANTLADGLFHVATWVFLLAASLVTHSQWRAGRLAPTWTFHVGGMLLGWGLFNLAEGLVNHQLLGVHHVRDDLGSPLSWDLGFLAFGAALALAGWALQRRGARRIAALPDPARA
- a CDS encoding thiamine pyrophosphate-requiring protein, translating into MSTTVADHLLERLRAWGVEHVFGYPGDGINGILGAFSRAEDQPRFVQSRHEEMSAFEAVGYAKFSDRPGVCLATSGPGAIHVLNGLYDAKLDHVPVVAIVGQTNRTAIGGSYQQEVDLLTLFKDVASDYVQMVTVPEQLPNVLDRAMRIAITRRAPTAIIVPNDVQELEYVAPGHEFKMVPSSLDLSRSTVVPDDEALRRAAEVLNAGTRVAMLVGQGARGAEAEIAQVAEVLGAGVAKALLGKDVLSDELPWVTGAIGLLGTRPSYDLMMGCDTLLTVGSSFPYSQFLPPYDQARAVQIDLDATMVGMRYPYEVNLVGDAGATLRALLPLLRRQEDRSWRDEVTDTVRRWWQVVDAEADVAADPVNPMRIFSEFSRQAPEDAIVTSDSGSAADWYARQVRFRGAMRGSLSGTLASMGAAVPYAIGAKFAHPDRPAIAFEGDGAMQMNGLAELITIARYWRDWADPRLVVAVLHNNDLTQVTWELRAMGGTPKFVESQALPDVSYAGFAASLGLGAITVTAPEQLRDAWAEALAADRPFLLDVHCDPEVPPIPPHATFEQMKDLVSALAQGDVGRWQVIKEGIRTKAQELLPHRS
- a CDS encoding DUF3099 domain-containing protein, which produces MLRDRPPVPRVTDAKVALSERQQRRRRWYFALMGTCLLLIVLAWNLVRFWSVPAAVAMSAVAAVLAPVAALVANWRAGG
- a CDS encoding penicillin-binding protein, translating into MGESSGRDEARPTGLGLEDLTWEPVAAPRVRARQLLRPLLAVLGSLTLVLALGLLPATLVLGGTAQRAVEGWEEIDAELPPVVAKQRTVLLDRNGRKWGQLFTENRVATSLDEISPHVVDALLATEDRRFYDHGALDLRALARAVVNNVAGADLQGASTLSQQLVENLRVLSATTDEQRGEAKAASLGGKLAELKLATELERTYTKDQILEAYLNAVYLGNGAYGVEAAARRYFSTSARELSADQAATLVAMLKSPAAYDPVDRPAASRQRRDVVMARMVAEGFLDRDTYQRLRARPTRLTESRPRSGCAASQFPYYCALLIEHVLSSPEFGRTREQRQDLLSGGGLVIRTALDPAATRAAEQAADAGFGRENRVAAAVAVMQPGSGQVVAVAQNRTFGAPDDAEDRSHTEVVYAGRRFQTGSTFKPLTLAAALEQGLGVRTAYDTPNGLYLDALDEPDGGFKNDDRSGHGVLDAYGATRNSTNTYFVQLLADVGVKQTASVARRLGLTGIPDDLSGREGALTLGAYESSPLELATAYATLAARGKRCDPVLVLSAKAVTTGEDLPVPDGDCHQAISSAVAIQASDVLQAPFDPGGTARAVRLAGGRPAAGKTGTTDDNAAVWFAGYTPQYAAAVWVGDPRGGQAHPLTGVWAHGYTHSVLYGGSGAGPVWRQTMEAVHEGLEPRWYPSVAGAAATLVNRTVPSVQGLATAQAATLLADAGFELRVRRRTAAADHLPADVVADQEPAAGATAGREQVVTLTLTDGSRTDLDLSGLDRNERSP